From one Anopheles cruzii chromosome 3, idAnoCruzAS_RS32_06, whole genome shotgun sequence genomic stretch:
- the LOC128270786 gene encoding ski oncogene-like, with amino-acid sequence MTEYIPPPHVMSVLKTYQDKAPKSLHGPGLSLVHPSKSAGSIGRSTTPEHAAASGHHHHHHDDERQSPPHQQQRLTSIVPSAMAGLGVPPPPILPPVPAVPIMTTPDPDCGIVNMTVLEGKRIGCFLLGGEMRLCLPQIFNNILMDFSVEQINRSIQELMIYLYNCTDQQLQEFKRANIIPDTAKTCGLITRTNAERLCSSLLHQAQDLRPTGKGGAGLGGMGSGSFRVYHRCFGKCEGIMTPELYSYDEPACIECCECHGMYSPQKFVCHQHEPQEIRTCHWGFDSSYWRLYIHVLDSDKNREEHTQILKKIWHKEREIEQELAEYERELWIARRKDDH; translated from the exons ATGACGGAATACATACCGCCACCGCACGTGATGTCGGTGCTGAAAACGTACCAGGACAAGGCGCCCAAGAGTCTGCACGGTCCGGGGCTGTCGTTGGTGCACCCGAGCAAGAGTGCCGGCTCGATCGGACGGTCCACGACGCCGGAACACGCTGCCGCTAGTggacatcaccaccaccatcatgaCGACGAGCGGCAGTCCCCgccacaccagcagcagcgcctcACGTCGATCGTCCCATCGGCGATGGCGGGGCTGGGcgttccaccgccaccgatttTGCCACCGGTCCCGGCCGTCCCCATCATGACCACGCCCGATCCTGATTGCGGCATCGTGAACATGACCGTGCTGGAGGGCAAACGGATCGGATGCTTTCTGCTTGGCGGCGAGATGCGGCTCTGTTTGCCGCAGATCTTCAACAACATCCTGATGGACTTTAGCGTGGAGCAGATTAACCGCAGCATCCAGGAGCTGATGATCTACCTGTACAACTGCACCgaccagcagctgcaggagtTCAAGCGGGCCAACATCATCCCGGACACGGCCAAAACGTGCGGGCTGATCACGCGCACGAACGCGGAGCGCCTGTGCAGCTCGCTGCTGCACCAGGCCCAGGACCTGCGGCCGACGGGCAAAGGGGGCGCCGGGCTGGGCGGGATGGGCTCGGGGTCGTTCCGGGTGTACCACCGGTGCTTCGGCAAGTGCGAGGGCATCATGACGCCGGAGCTGTACAGCTACGACGAGCCGGCCTGCATCGAGTGCTGCGAGTGCCACGGCATGTACTCGCCCCAGAAGTTCGTCTGCCACCAGCACGAGCCGCAGGAGATCCGCACCTGCCACTGGGGGTTCGATTCCAGCTACTGGCGGCTGTACATACACGTGCTGGACAGTGATAAGAACCGCGAGGAGCACACGCAGATACTGAAGAAGATCTGGCACAAGGAGCGCGAGATCGAGCAGGAGCTGGCCGAGTACGAGCGCGAGCTGTGGATCGCGAGACGAAAG GACGACCATTAG